The Paraburkholderia acidisoli genome contains a region encoding:
- a CDS encoding alpha/beta fold hydrolase, which produces MKNVIHFSHANGFPASTYRTFFAELGDTYELRHIERIGHDARFPVTRDWPHLVEQLIDDIGRRYEEPVWLVGHSLGGYLSLMAALRKPQWVRGVVMLDSPVIAGWRSSLLRMTQWTGLDERLSPAAATRKRRTSWSSRDEAWRHFHSKPAFARWDERVLSDYIDFGMPQTSPDGTRTLAFDRQIEYQIYRTLPHTLGARLVHGAPVPVSFIAGTRSREVRQVGLDATRRIAGERFEWMEGSHLYPMERPIDTARAVQRLLYAMENGA; this is translated from the coding sequence TTGAAAAACGTCATTCACTTCTCGCACGCGAACGGCTTTCCGGCGTCCACGTACCGGACCTTCTTCGCGGAACTCGGCGACACCTACGAGCTGCGCCATATCGAGCGCATCGGGCACGACGCGCGCTTCCCGGTCACGCGCGACTGGCCGCATCTGGTCGAACAGCTCATCGACGATATCGGCCGCCGCTATGAAGAACCGGTGTGGCTCGTCGGGCATTCGCTCGGCGGCTATCTTTCGCTGATGGCGGCGCTCAGGAAGCCGCAATGGGTGCGGGGCGTGGTGATGCTCGACTCGCCCGTGATCGCGGGCTGGCGCAGCAGCCTGCTGCGCATGACGCAATGGACTGGGCTGGACGAACGGCTCTCGCCGGCCGCCGCCACGCGCAAGCGCCGCACGAGCTGGTCGAGCCGCGACGAGGCATGGCGCCACTTTCACTCGAAGCCCGCGTTCGCGCGCTGGGACGAGCGCGTGTTGTCCGACTATATCGACTTCGGCATGCCGCAAACTTCGCCCGACGGCACGCGCACGCTCGCGTTCGATCGGCAGATCGAATATCAGATCTATCGCACGTTGCCGCACACGTTGGGCGCGCGTCTCGTGCACGGGGCGCCGGTGCCGGTGAGCTTCATCGCGGGCACGCGCTCGCGCGAAGTGCGTCAGGTCGGTCTCGACGCCACGCGGCGGATCGCGGGCGAGCGTTTCGAGTGGATGGAAGGCAGCCATCTCTATCCGATGGAGCGGCCCATCGACACCGCGCGCGCCGTGCAACGCCTGCTTTACGCAATGGAAAACGGCGCCTGA
- a CDS encoding CTP synthase — protein MTKYVFVTGGVVSSLGKGIAAASLAAILESRGLKVTLLKLDPYINVDPGTMSPFQHGEVFVTEDGAETDLDLGHYERFISTKMRKANNFTTGQIYESVIRKERRGDYLGKTVQVIPHITNEIQAFVERGAASATCGEPDVAIVEVGGTVGDIESLPFLEAARQMSLRLGRNSACFVHLTLVPFIATAGELKTKPTQHSVQKLREIGIYPNVLLCRADRRIPDDERAKISMFSNVPEDAVISVWDADSIYKIPQMLHDQGLDSIVCDELKLSAKPADLTVWSQMVEKLEHPEHEVTIGMVGKYVDLTESYKSLIEALRHASIKTSTKVNIEYLDSEQIDEQGVDSLKHLDAILVPGGFGRRGTEGKIKAIQYAREAKVPYLGICLGMQLAVIEFARDVVGLKHANSTEFDPDTPDRVVALITEWADREGKVEKRSEDSDLGGTMRLGSQRCPIKPGTLASEIYGKDVNERHRHRYEVNNGYVPKLEAGGLIISARTPSEDLPEMMELPREMHPWFVGVQFHPEFTSTPRDGHPLFKAYVEAALAHQQSRAEEKA, from the coding sequence ATGACCAAATATGTTTTCGTCACCGGCGGCGTAGTTTCCTCCCTCGGCAAGGGTATTGCCGCCGCCTCCCTCGCCGCGATCCTCGAATCGCGCGGTCTCAAAGTCACCCTCCTCAAGCTCGATCCCTACATCAACGTCGACCCCGGCACGATGAGCCCGTTTCAACACGGCGAAGTGTTCGTAACGGAAGACGGAGCGGAAACCGACCTCGACCTCGGCCACTATGAGCGCTTCATCTCCACGAAGATGCGCAAGGCCAACAACTTCACCACGGGCCAGATCTACGAATCGGTGATCCGCAAGGAACGCCGCGGCGACTATCTGGGCAAGACCGTGCAGGTCATTCCGCACATCACGAACGAAATCCAGGCGTTCGTCGAGCGTGGCGCGGCCTCGGCCACCTGCGGCGAGCCCGACGTGGCGATCGTCGAAGTGGGCGGTACGGTGGGTGACATCGAATCGCTGCCGTTCCTCGAAGCCGCGCGTCAGATGAGCCTGCGCCTCGGCCGCAACAGCGCGTGCTTCGTGCACCTCACGCTGGTGCCGTTCATCGCCACGGCGGGCGAACTCAAGACCAAGCCCACGCAGCACAGCGTGCAGAAGCTGCGCGAAATCGGTATCTATCCGAACGTGCTGCTGTGCCGCGCCGACCGTCGCATTCCCGACGACGAGCGCGCCAAGATCTCGATGTTCTCGAACGTCCCCGAAGACGCCGTCATTTCGGTGTGGGACGCCGACAGCATCTACAAGATTCCGCAAATGCTGCACGATCAGGGTCTCGACTCGATCGTCTGCGACGAGCTGAAGCTCTCCGCCAAGCCGGCCGACCTGACCGTGTGGTCGCAAATGGTCGAGAAGCTCGAGCATCCGGAGCACGAAGTCACCATCGGCATGGTCGGCAAGTACGTCGACCTGACCGAGTCGTACAAGTCGCTCATCGAAGCGCTGCGCCATGCGTCGATCAAGACGTCGACCAAGGTCAACATCGAGTATCTCGATTCGGAGCAGATCGACGAACAGGGCGTGGACAGCCTCAAGCATCTCGACGCGATTCTCGTGCCGGGCGGTTTCGGCCGTCGCGGCACCGAAGGCAAGATCAAGGCCATCCAGTACGCTCGCGAAGCGAAGGTGCCGTATCTCGGCATCTGCCTCGGCATGCAGCTCGCGGTGATCGAATTCGCGCGCGACGTGGTGGGCCTGAAGCACGCGAACAGCACGGAATTCGATCCGGACACGCCCGACCGCGTGGTCGCGCTCATCACCGAATGGGCCGACCGCGAAGGCAAGGTCGAAAAGCGCAGCGAAGATTCGGACCTCGGCGGCACGATGCGGCTCGGTTCGCAGCGCTGCCCGATCAAGCCCGGCACGCTCGCATCGGAAATCTACGGCAAGGATGTGAACGAGCGTCACCGTCACCGTTATGAAGTCAATAACGGCTACGTGCCCAAGCTCGAAGCGGGCGGCCTTATCATCAGCGCCCGTACCCCGAGCGAAGACCTGCCGGAAATGATGGAACTGCCGCGCGAGATGCACCCGTGGTTCGTCGGCGTGCAGTTCCACCCGGAATTCACGTCCACGCCGCGTGACGGCCATCCGCTCTTCAAGGCGTATGTCGAAGCGGCGCTCGCGCACCAGCAGTCGCGCGCCGAGGAGAAAGCATGA
- the kdsA gene encoding 3-deoxy-8-phosphooctulonate synthase — translation MNLCGFEIGLDKPFFLIAGTCVVESEQMTIDVAGRLKEITSKLGIPFIYKSSFDKANRSSGKSFRGPGMDEGLRILSEVKRQLGLPVLTDVHTEEEIEPVAAVVDVLQTPAFLCRQTDFIHACARSGKPVNIKKGQFLAPHDMKNVIDKARNAAREAGLSEDRFMACERGVSFGYNNLVSDMRSLAIMRETAAPVVFDATHSVQLPGGQGTSSGGQREFVPVLARAAVATGVSGLFMETHPNPAEAKSDGPNAVPLGRMADLLETLVTLDQAVKRTPFLENDFN, via the coding sequence ATGAACCTGTGCGGTTTCGAGATTGGTCTCGACAAGCCGTTCTTCCTGATCGCGGGCACCTGCGTCGTCGAGTCGGAGCAAATGACGATCGACGTCGCCGGCCGTCTCAAAGAGATCACGTCGAAGCTCGGCATTCCGTTCATCTACAAGTCGTCGTTCGACAAGGCGAACCGTTCGAGCGGCAAGTCGTTCCGCGGTCCGGGCATGGACGAAGGTCTGCGCATTCTTTCGGAAGTGAAGCGTCAGCTCGGCCTGCCCGTGCTCACCGACGTGCACACGGAAGAAGAGATCGAACCGGTCGCGGCGGTTGTGGACGTGCTGCAAACGCCCGCGTTCCTGTGCCGTCAGACCGACTTCATCCACGCTTGCGCGCGTTCGGGCAAGCCGGTGAACATCAAGAAAGGCCAGTTCCTCGCGCCGCACGACATGAAGAATGTGATCGACAAGGCGCGCAACGCGGCGCGTGAAGCGGGTCTTTCCGAAGACCGCTTCATGGCGTGCGAGCGCGGCGTCTCGTTCGGCTACAACAACCTGGTTTCGGACATGCGCTCGCTCGCCATCATGCGCGAGACCGCCGCGCCGGTCGTGTTCGACGCGACCCACTCGGTGCAGTTGCCGGGCGGGCAGGGCACCAGCTCGGGCGGCCAGCGCGAATTCGTGCCGGTGCTCGCGCGCGCGGCCGTGGCCACGGGCGTTTCGGGTCTCTTCATGGAGACGCACCCGAACCCCGCGGAAGCGAAATCCGACGGTCCGAACGCGGTGCCGCTCGGCCGCATGGCGGATCTGCTCGAAACGCTCGTGACGCTCGACCAGGCGGTCAAGCGCACGCCGTTCCTCGAGAACGACTTCAACTGA
- the eno gene encoding phosphopyruvate hydratase, which produces MSAIVDIIGREILDSRGNPTVECDVLLESGTMGRAAVPSGASTGSREAIELRDGEAGRYNGKGVLKAVEHINTEISEAIMGLDASEQAFLDKTLLELDGTDNKSRLGANAMLAVSMAVAKAAAEEAGLPLYRYFGGSGAMQLPVPMMNIVNGGAHANNSLDIQEFMIVPVSQPTFREALRCGAEIFHALKKILSDRGMSTAVGDEGGFAPNFGSNDECLSTILQAIEKAGYRAGEDVLLALDCAASEFYHDGKYQLAGEGLQLSSSEFADYLATLCDKFPIVSIEDGMHESDWAGWKLLTEKLGKKIQLVGDDLFVTNTRILKEGIEKGIANSILIKINQIGTLTETFAAIEMAKRAGYTAVISHRSGETEDSTIADIAVGLNAGQIKTGSLSRSDRISKYNQLLRIEEDLGDIASYPGKSAFYNLR; this is translated from the coding sequence ATGAGTGCAATCGTAGATATCATCGGTCGCGAGATCCTGGATTCGCGCGGCAATCCCACCGTCGAATGCGACGTGCTGCTCGAGTCGGGCACGATGGGCCGCGCGGCCGTGCCGTCGGGCGCGTCCACGGGCTCGCGCGAAGCGATCGAACTGCGCGACGGCGAAGCCGGCCGCTACAACGGCAAGGGCGTGCTCAAAGCCGTCGAGCACATCAACACCGAAATCTCCGAGGCGATCATGGGCCTCGACGCGTCGGAACAAGCCTTCCTCGACAAGACCCTGCTCGAGCTCGACGGCACCGACAACAAGTCGCGTCTCGGCGCGAACGCGATGCTGGCCGTCTCGATGGCCGTCGCGAAGGCCGCCGCTGAAGAAGCCGGCCTGCCGCTGTACCGCTACTTCGGCGGTTCGGGCGCGATGCAACTGCCCGTGCCGATGATGAACATCGTCAACGGCGGCGCGCACGCGAACAACAGCCTGGACATCCAGGAATTCATGATCGTGCCGGTGAGCCAGCCGACGTTCCGCGAAGCGCTGCGTTGCGGCGCGGAAATTTTCCACGCGCTCAAGAAGATCCTCTCGGATCGCGGCATGAGCACGGCCGTGGGCGACGAAGGCGGTTTCGCGCCGAACTTCGGCAGCAACGACGAATGCCTTTCGACGATCCTGCAAGCCATCGAGAAAGCCGGCTATCGCGCCGGTGAAGACGTGCTGCTCGCGCTCGACTGCGCGGCGAGCGAGTTCTACCACGACGGCAAGTACCAGCTCGCGGGCGAAGGCCTGCAACTGTCGTCGTCGGAATTCGCCGACTACCTCGCGACGCTGTGCGACAAGTTCCCGATCGTCTCGATCGAAGACGGCATGCACGAGTCGGACTGGGCCGGCTGGAAGCTGCTCACGGAAAAACTCGGCAAGAAGATCCAGCTCGTGGGCGACGACCTGTTCGTCACCAACACGCGCATCCTGAAGGAAGGCATCGAGAAGGGCATCGCCAACTCGATCCTCATCAAGATCAACCAGATCGGCACGCTGACGGAAACCTTCGCCGCCATCGAAATGGCCAAGCGCGCGGGCTACACGGCCGTGATCTCGCACCGCTCGGGCGAAACCGAAGACTCGACGATCGCGGACATCGCCGTCGGCCTGAACGCCGGTCAGATCAAGACCGGTTCGCTCTCGCGCAGCGACCGCATCTCGAAGTACAACCAGCTGCTGCGTATCGAGGAAGACCTCGGTGATATCGCCAGCTATCCGGGCAAGTCGGCGTTCTATAACCTCCGTTAA
- the ftsB gene encoding cell division protein FtsB gives MRLVTVVLIILLVLIQYPLWWGHGGWLRVHELQQQLAQQQKQNDDEKLRNERIAGEVQDLQNGTSAVEERARYEMGMVKDGEVFVQFVSPNQPAPAPSVSSNTSTRGEMSAAPVRVVPNPVSRVPEKKHGHGKETKKKAG, from the coding sequence ATGCGGCTTGTCACTGTCGTCCTGATCATCCTGCTCGTGCTGATCCAGTATCCGCTCTGGTGGGGCCATGGGGGTTGGCTGCGCGTGCACGAACTGCAACAGCAGCTCGCGCAGCAGCAAAAGCAGAACGACGACGAAAAGCTGCGTAACGAGCGCATCGCGGGCGAGGTGCAGGATTTGCAGAACGGCACCTCGGCCGTCGAAGAACGCGCGCGCTACGAGATGGGCATGGTGAAGGACGGCGAGGTGTTCGTGCAGTTCGTTTCGCCGAACCAGCCGGCACCCGCGCCGAGCGTATCGTCGAACACGTCGACGCGCGGCGAGATGTCGGCGGCGCCGGTGCGCGTGGTGCCGAACCCGGTGTCGCGCGTGCCGGAGAAGAAGCACGGGCACGGCAAGGAAACGAAGAAGAAGGCGGGCTGA